One genomic segment of Panicum virgatum strain AP13 chromosome 2N, P.virgatum_v5, whole genome shotgun sequence includes these proteins:
- the LOC120658392 gene encoding expansin-like A3: protein MAVFLCCFMVLLAAVPCSAAGATAAGERCVRQGKAAYAPSLSPLPQGSGACGYGAMAAEINGGFLAAGGPRQHRGGLGCGRCFQVRCRDAKLCSSRGVRVVLTDFHRSNRTDFLLGGPAFAGLAKPGMAHELKRLDTLSVEYKRIPCDYKDKNLSILVEEESKRPSNLVVKFLYQGGQTDILAVDVAPVGSSEWRFMTRVHGPVWRTDRAPAGPQQFRAVVTGGYDGKWVWAEREVLPADWRPGQVYDTGVRIADVARDGCRGCAGADAGAAALEWK, encoded by the exons ATGGCCGTCTTCCTCTGCTGCTTCATggtgctcctcgccgccgtcccctgctccgccgccggcgcaaccgccgccggcgagaggTGCGTGCGGCAGGGGAAGGCCGCCTACGCGCCCTCGCTGTCCCCGCTCCCCCAAG GGAGTGGAGCCTGCGGGTacggcgccatggccgcggaGATCAATGGgggcttcctcgccgccgggggACCCAGGCAGCACCGCGGAGGGCTCGGCTGCGGGAGGTGCTTCCAG GTGAGATGCAGAGATGCAAAGCTGTGCAGCAGCCGGGGAGTGCGGGTCGTGCTCACCGACTTCCACAGGAGCAACCGTACCGACTTCCTGCTCGGCGGGCCAGCTTTCGCGGGCCTGGCCAAGCCCGGGATGGCCCACGAGTTGAAGAGGCTGGATACCCTCTCCGTAGAGTACAAGAG AATTCCCTGCGACTACAAGGACAAGAACCTGTCCATACTCGTGGAGGAAGAGAGCAAGCGTCCAAGCAACCTGGTCGTCAAGTTCCTCTACCAGGGCGGCCAAACCGACATCCTGGCGGTGGACGTGGCTCCCGTGGGGTCGTCCGAGTGGCGCTTCATGACGAGGGTCCACGGGCCGGTGTGGCGCACGGACCGGGCCCCCGCCGGTCCGCAGCAGTTCCGGGCCGTGGTCACCGGCGGGTACGACGGCAAGTGGGtgtgggccgagcgggaggtGCTCCCGGCGGACTGGCGGCCGGGGCAGGTCTACGACACCGGCGTCCGGATCGCCGACGTGGCCAGGGACGGATGCCGGGGCTGCGCCGGCgcggacgccggcgccgccgcgctggagTGGAAGTGA